A genomic region of Salinibacter pepae contains the following coding sequences:
- the rpsM gene encoding 30S ribosomal protein S13, producing the protein MPRIEGVDVPDDKRGEIALTDIYGVGQSRASEILEKAEVSVDKRPREWTESETKRVRRIIEEDYTVEGQLRTEVQMNIKRLKEIGCYRGKRHREGLPVNGQRTRTNARTRKGKRKTVAGRSQSTQKK; encoded by the coding sequence ATGCCGAGAATTGAAGGAGTTGACGTGCCGGACGACAAGCGTGGAGAAATCGCGCTCACCGACATCTACGGGGTGGGCCAGTCGCGGGCCAGTGAGATCCTGGAGAAAGCAGAGGTCAGCGTAGACAAGCGCCCCCGTGAGTGGACCGAGAGCGAGACCAAGCGTGTGCGGCGCATTATTGAGGAAGACTACACCGTCGAAGGCCAGCTCCGCACTGAGGTGCAGATGAACATCAAACGGCTGAAAGAAATCGGGTGCTACCGCGGCAAGCGGCACCGCGAGGGGCTGCCCGTCAACGGCCAGCGCACGCGGACCAACGCCCGGACCCGGAAGGGCAAGCGGAAGACCGTGGCGGGCCGCAGCCAGTCGACCCAGAAGAAGTAG
- the rpsD gene encoding 30S ribosomal protein S4, translating to MARYRGPKQKIARRFKEPIFGPSKALERKPYPPGQHGQSRRRRESEYAVQLKEKQKTKYTYGLLERQFKNLFDKASRMQGVTGEKLLILLEARLDNAVFRMGIARTRRQARQFVAHRHIMVNDEVVDIPSYEMSPDDVVSVKPSSQDLEVIQTNVEHRQRTFSWLEMDRQEMKGKFIDYPNREEIPENIDEQLIVELYSK from the coding sequence ATGGCTCGCTACAGAGGTCCGAAGCAAAAAATCGCCCGACGCTTCAAGGAGCCCATCTTTGGGCCCTCCAAGGCGTTGGAGCGAAAGCCATACCCGCCCGGGCAGCACGGCCAGTCGCGCCGGCGACGGGAGAGCGAATACGCCGTGCAGCTGAAGGAGAAGCAGAAGACGAAGTACACCTACGGGCTGCTTGAGCGTCAATTCAAGAACCTGTTCGACAAGGCGTCCCGCATGCAGGGCGTGACGGGCGAAAAGCTTCTGATCCTGCTGGAGGCCCGCCTCGACAATGCGGTCTTCCGGATGGGCATTGCCCGGACGCGTCGCCAGGCCCGCCAGTTTGTGGCGCACCGCCACATCATGGTCAACGACGAGGTCGTGGACATCCCTTCTTACGAGATGTCTCCGGACGACGTCGTGTCTGTGAAGCCGAGCAGTCAGGACCTCGAGGTGATCCAGACGAACGTGGAGCATCGGCAACGGACCTTCTCCTGGCTGGAGATGGACCGTCAGGAGATGAAGGGAAAGTTCATCGACTATCCGAACCGGGAAGAGATTCCCGAAAACATCGACGAGCAGCTCATCGTCGAGCTGTACTCGAAGTAG
- the rpsK gene encoding 30S ribosomal protein S11, whose protein sequence is MADGDDRGGKRTPRKKNVVVESNGRAYVKATFNNVIVTLTDQYGNTISWASAGKMGFKGSRKNTPYAAQKAGESAANEAYELGLRRVDVYVKGPGSGREGAIRAMSESGLEVASIRDVTPLPHNGCRPPKRRRV, encoded by the coding sequence ATGGCTGACGGAGACGATCGAGGGGGCAAGCGCACGCCCCGTAAGAAAAATGTTGTCGTTGAATCCAACGGTCGGGCGTACGTGAAGGCCACGTTCAACAACGTCATCGTGACGTTGACCGACCAGTACGGGAACACCATCTCGTGGGCGAGTGCCGGCAAGATGGGCTTCAAGGGAAGCCGCAAAAACACGCCCTACGCCGCCCAGAAGGCCGGGGAGTCTGCGGCCAACGAAGCCTACGAGCTGGGCCTTCGGCGCGTGGACGTGTACGTGAAAGGACCGGGGTCGGGGCGAGAGGGGGCCATCCGGGCCATGTCCGAGTCCGGGCTGGAAGTGGCGAGCATCCGCGACGTGACGCCGCTTCCCCACAACGGCTGCCGCCCCCCAAAGCGCCGCCGCGTCTGA
- the infA gene encoding translation initiation factor IF-1 — MAKEEAIEKDGEVIEALPNAQFRVRLENGHEILGLLSGKMRMNYIKILPGDRVKVEMSPYDLSKGRIVYRYKN; from the coding sequence ATGGCAAAAGAAGAGGCCATCGAGAAAGACGGGGAAGTTATCGAAGCACTCCCCAACGCGCAGTTTCGCGTTCGACTGGAGAACGGCCACGAGATCCTCGGGCTCCTCTCCGGAAAGATGCGGATGAACTATATCAAGATTTTGCCGGGGGATCGGGTCAAGGTCGAGATGTCCCCGTATGACCTTTCCAAGGGGCGGATTGTGTATCGCTACAAGAACTAG